One Fuerstiella marisgermanici DNA window includes the following coding sequences:
- a CDS encoding DUF1501 domain-containing protein codes for MNRRDVLLRSGLGLGALGLNAVLADDDRRINAAAAGSHFGGTAKRVIHFFLNGGPSHVDTFDHKPALAKYAGQSMGENLTTERKTGAAFPSPFKFRPYGESGIEVSDLFSRTAQHIDDIAVIRSMYAQVPNHEPSLMLMNCGDSVQARPSAGAWVLYGLGAENQNLPGFIAMCPGGLPIKDAENWQSAFLPGAYQGTHIDTQHTQLSRLIENIEHPQISTPDQKRQLELLAKWNRQHQAGRFDRRLEARIQSYELAFRMQTDASEAFDIANEPQYIRDLYGDGVHGRQTLIARRLAERGVRYIQLWHGAGQPWDNHENIADNHRRLANQIDQPIAALLTDLKLRGMLDDTLVVWGGEFGRTPTVELSGDGAPKLGRDHNHYGFTVWLAGGGIKGGTVYGATDELGFRAAEDPCSVHDLHATMLHALGLDHKKLTYRYAGRDFRLTDVHGNVIEEILA; via the coding sequence ATGAACCGTCGCGACGTTCTGTTGCGATCAGGCCTCGGTTTGGGAGCACTTGGGCTGAATGCTGTGCTTGCCGACGACGATCGACGCATCAACGCCGCTGCAGCCGGTTCGCACTTTGGCGGGACGGCCAAGCGCGTGATCCACTTCTTTCTGAATGGCGGGCCTTCTCACGTAGATACCTTCGACCACAAACCTGCGCTGGCAAAGTATGCCGGGCAAAGCATGGGCGAAAATCTAACGACCGAACGCAAGACAGGAGCCGCTTTTCCTTCGCCGTTTAAGTTTCGGCCGTACGGCGAATCCGGGATTGAAGTCAGCGATCTGTTTTCACGGACAGCTCAGCACATTGATGACATCGCCGTTATTCGGTCGATGTACGCTCAGGTTCCAAACCACGAACCGTCGCTCATGCTGATGAACTGCGGTGATTCCGTTCAGGCTCGCCCAAGTGCCGGAGCGTGGGTGCTGTATGGACTCGGCGCTGAAAACCAAAACCTGCCAGGTTTTATCGCCATGTGCCCCGGCGGGCTGCCGATTAAGGATGCCGAGAACTGGCAATCGGCCTTCCTTCCCGGTGCTTATCAGGGAACTCATATCGACACGCAACATACTCAGCTTAGTCGGCTGATTGAAAACATCGAACATCCTCAGATCAGCACGCCCGATCAAAAACGACAGCTTGAGCTCCTGGCGAAATGGAACCGACAGCACCAGGCCGGACGATTCGATCGGCGGTTGGAAGCTCGCATCCAGTCGTATGAACTCGCGTTTCGCATGCAGACAGACGCCAGCGAAGCATTCGACATCGCCAACGAACCTCAATACATCCGCGACCTGTACGGTGACGGCGTACACGGCCGCCAAACGTTAATCGCTCGGCGGTTGGCAGAACGAGGTGTTCGCTATATTCAGTTGTGGCACGGAGCTGGTCAGCCGTGGGACAATCACGAAAACATCGCCGACAATCATCGCAGGCTGGCAAACCAGATTGACCAACCGATCGCGGCGCTGCTGACCGACTTGAAGCTGCGAGGCATGCTGGACGACACGCTGGTGGTTTGGGGCGGTGAGTTCGGTCGAACGCCGACGGTCGAGCTATCAGGCGACGGAGCTCCCAAACTGGGCCGCGACCACAACCACTACGGCTTCACTGTATGGCTGGCCGGTGGCGGCATCAAGGGCGGAACGGTCTACGGAGCAACCGATGAACTAGGCTTTCGAGCCGCCGAGGACCCCTGCAGCGTCCACGACCTCCACGCCACCATGCTGCACGCTCTTGGTCTGGATCACAAAAAACTAACCTACCGCTACGCCGGCCGAGACTTCCGACTCACCGACGTCCACGGAAACGTGATCGAAGAAATTCTGGCGTAA